GCCATTCTCGGCTTTTCTGCTCACGGTATTCGTCAGGGTAACGTAAGTTCTGTCCGGATCTTCCTCCTTAGCCTGCGAGAATACGCCCGACCAATCTATGGTAAAATCCTTGGCAAGATGATGCGTACCCTTCAGGTTGGTGGCGAAGATGCTCTGGGTGGTTGAGAGAGAGCGCACCTCATCGTCCTGGGTGTAGCTGTCGGCTCCGATGTATTCGGTATTGACGCTATTATTGTATCTGGTGCCCTTGGAATTGGTGCGCACATACATGTTGTACCATTCCAGCTTGTGACCAGGCAGGGTTAAATCTATCTTGGCATGAGCACCCGCAGTAAGGTCGTGGATGCTGTAGTAGCGATGCTGCAGATTGGAAATGTACATGGCCTGCTCGCCCGAAGCCATCTTTACGGAATTGTAGGTGCGCTCGGTGCCGCGGAAAACATTCTGCACGCTTCCGGCAAGCATCACGCCCAGGCGGTCGCCCCAGAATCGGTTGCCGATGCTCAGACCTCCGATGAAATTAGGAGATGGCATGGAATGGCTCTTCAACAGAACAGGACCGTTCTTGAAATCGCTCATCTGTGCCTTATAGTCTTTTCCGAAAGCCTCGTAAGGAGATTTCTTTGTATAATCAGAGCGGTTGCTGGTAAGATAATCTCTGCCATCCTTCCAGAAATAATCACTTGCTCCGATGGCTGCATTCGCCTGAATCTGGAAACGGGATGGGGCATCCTTCATCACCATGTCCACCACGCCGCCGGCAGCATCGCCTTCCATATCAGCAGTAAGAGACTTGGAAACCACGAGGCGGTCCATCAGATCTGAAGGGAAGATATTCAAAGGGATGTAACGGTTTTTATCATCCGGACTAGGAATCTTCACACCGTTCACCAGGGTGTAGTTGTAGCGCTTGTCCATGCCTCGCAGGATGGCGTAGGAAGCCTCGCCCGATGCATCACGCTCCATGGTTACACCCGATACTCGCTGCAGAACGCTCGCCACGTTGACATCAGGCGAAAGCTGGATGCTCTGCTGGCTCATCACGTTGAGCACGTTGCCGGCATTCTTCACGGTTTCTATGGCACTTCGGTCGCTGCGGTATTCACGATGACCGGTAACCACCACTTCGCCCAACTGCTTCAAGTCTTCATCCATCGGAATATCCACCTTGTCTTTCTTAGCCACATCTACTACCATCTCCCTGGTCTTGTACGACATGTAGGAAACGATGATGGTCACCTTGCCCTTATCAGGCAATTCATGCAGGGTGAAAGTACCATCAAGTCCGGTGGTGGTACTCACGTTGGGCAGCTCCTTTACTCGGATTACGGTTCCGATGAGGGGTTCGCCCGTTTTGTTATCCTTGACTATACCATCCAGCGTATGTGCCTGGATGGTGGTAGTCGCTGCGGCAA
This Segatella copri DSM 18205 DNA region includes the following protein-coding sequences:
- a CDS encoding TonB-dependent receptor, giving the protein MKRFLLSAALLAAATTTIQAHTLDGIVKDNKTGEPLIGTVIRVKELPNVSTTTGLDGTFTLHELPDKGKVTIIVSYMSYKTREMVVDVAKKDKVDIPMDEDLKQLGEVVVTGHREYRSDRSAIETVKNAGNVLNVMSQQSIQLSPDVNVASVLQRVSGVTMERDASGEASYAILRGMDKRYNYTLVNGVKIPSPDDKNRYIPLNIFPSDLMDRLVVSKSLTADMEGDAAGGVVDMVMKDAPSRFQIQANAAIGASDYFWKDGRDYLTSNRSDYTKKSPYEAFGKDYKAQMSDFKNGPVLLKSHSMPSPNFIGGLSIGNRFWGDRLGVMLAGSVQNVFRGTERTYNSVKMASGEQAMYISNLQHRYYSIHDLTAGAHAKIDLTLPGHKLEWYNMYVRTNSKGTRYNNSVNTEYIGADSYTQDDEVRSLSTTQSIFATNLKGTHHLAKDFTIDWSGVFSQAKEEDPDRTYVTLTNTVSRKAENGGDAVSGSIWEGDKNITKTLPKSAERRFQHNKDTDWAGYINLSYDTHFANSVEAIWKAGAQYRRKERSNRYYSYIFNPADISQRLDGNGIDQFAHIDWVCKTPYSQASQLNYDSKEHIGGAYAMVTMKSEVGELNAGFRAEHTNQIYTMLQHFRNMGQVGEQSYWDYLPSASIKWTPTKKMNVRLSYYRSINRPGFYEIVPYQIQGEEYQEKGNPNLKRARIDNIDLRWEWFPSKTEQILAGVFYKYLKDPIEQVFVTSDGKIGAGTDAYYMPDNLGNAKNMGFEIDVIKYIRHFGVKANYTYTHSEITTSKREYQEGSAEYKTGVTQTRPLVNQAPHTANISLLYKDTEHGWNAQLASSFTGTKLALVSPFKDADQWDKAMFGLDLSAEKQFKNGISIFFKANNLLDAKRERYLKTVNKSNLEYEGQKSDKTIVGTYQYGRTFLLGVRYRL